In Podarcis raffonei isolate rPodRaf1 chromosome 8, rPodRaf1.pri, whole genome shotgun sequence, the genomic window gctcCCTTGTGGAACATCTTTGAGATAAGAAAAAactagcagtggtgtccaaactttttcgaAAGAGGACCAgatttttagggttgaagttgttgttgagctttttttatgattttacccctcCCATGATAGGCTATGGGGGTGGAAAGGTCCCATTCATGCAAGTAGGACTCGATCTTGGCTCAGTTGCTACACTCTGGTGGAGAAATGGGAGTCCGCTGCTAGCTCTTTTTTGACCTTACCatcctgtgtgtgtgtcctcCACTTTCCCTCATGAGAATGCAGCaatgaaaaatgaatgaaaaaagaatgaaataaaaaaaattgttcgtaaaaactgaaacaataaaattgaatgaaataataaaaatgaaagcaatgaaacaagaatgaaacaataaaattgtCAGTAAAAACTGTTGACAACTATTTAAAACCTTTGaataattaaaaccagcaataaactaaaaaccagattaaaacacatgtccaCATTCTATACATacaataggcttgcctaaacaaaaatgttttaagcaggcatgGAAAAAGTgcagtgaaggcgcctgcctggTATAAGCAGGCAGAGTCCCAAAgtataggtgctgccacattaaaaaATCGTACAAGATAACTCTTCTTTACTATATAGTTGTAAATTAATTTAAGTTTCATGGCCAGATTTCCACCAAGGTTTAGGAACTATTATACTGTAATATCTGTGTCAAGAACGACTGAAATTGAAAATTTATAAATCAGCCGTTCTATGCGGAGCGGAGAGACCCCCAAGAAGGCCTGCAGCCTTGAACAGAGCGAGTGAACCCCGAACAAGCAGAGGCACAAGCCAAGCGCTTTGCAGCAGCGAGCCCACCGCGCAGGCGCGCGACCTGCCCCGCCCCCCCGCAGGAGGAGCCATTGACAAGGGCGGCGTGCGCGTGCGCGAACCAAGCGCGGGCTTTTCTGTAGTGGCGCTATGGGCGAGGCCTACACGCCGGTGGAGGCTGCGCTGGGGACCGAGGAGAGCTTCCTCTCTCTGGCAGACATCCTCATGTCGCAAGAGAGGCTGCCGTGCCGCGCTGAGATCAAACTACCTCGCCTCGCCACAGTCTTGGGTAAAGCGGCcagtgccgccgccgcctcctcagaCAACGCGCTCCCTGAGGTGAGCTAACATCCCGCCACCCTCCTGGATGGAATGACTACAACTCCCGACAGCTTCAGGTCGGAAGTGGCGATGCAGAACGGGAGGTTCAGACTTCCGTTCAAATCGACTTTGCCCATAGATCTATAACGCGACTTCGATATCATGGCGAGTTTCCGGGTTAAGTTTGAAGTGTCTCGGTGGACAATGACAAATCCCGGGATTTCAGTGGGGGAATCCAAGATAGTTGTGTGACTGAAATGACACAATGGGTCGGTGCATTTGgcagttaaccagaaggttggtaggTGGAGCTCAACCAGAGACGGCTgtgtggacaggattcctgcactgcagggggttggactagatgaccctgggggtccctttcaGCTTTACAGCTCTATGATTGTATGAATGCAGAAGGTAGCAGCAAGGGCAGCTGTTCATGTTCTTGTAACTCAAGCCTTCTCTTTTTAATCTTTTTCCTTAATGAGGTCCTAAATCATTTACAAGTGCAATTCATCTGCATGCAGGTCAGCGGAGCATGAGGCTTCTGCATGCCATTGGGCTCTGGACGGGCAACCCAAGTAGATCATGCTTCTTCGTGGCTGTTGCTCTAAGCCGGCTTGGAGCTCCTGGGGAGGGGAGGCTAGCTTGCTCTGGCTCAAGAGAGTAGACCCCAAACCTTTTTAGACTTCAGCCAAACTTTGGCACCTGAGGAGGGGGTGGGGTCCATCTTGAGGGCTCAGTGGTGGAGGGCTGGGGAAGAAGCCTTCGTGAAACCCCAGtgggctgcttccagtcagtgtagactgtactgagctagatggaccagtggtgtgaCATGGTaatgggcagcttcctatgttcctctccTCTGTAGCTTCAGGGCTGTCCCCAACCTGCTGGTCTCCAGTTCTTTTGAACTGGAGTTTCCTTGGGAACTACAGCTGTAAAGCTATTGTAGTTAACAGTTTCAGCCACGTGCACCTTCCCACTGCAATATGAGGTTATTTATCATTTGTTGCGCAGCTCCCTGTTCATTTAATCAACATTCCTGTGAGCTAGGTTTAGCTGAgaggacagtgactggcccaagatcactcagtgggcttcatggctgagcgggaaTTAGAgtcttagtctgacactctaaccactacaccacactggctctccttatATGGCATGAAAGTTACAGCAAATGTCTTAATTTACATTTTCTGTACTTTTTACCACACGCATAAAATTGTGGTGCACCTTACTTTGGAACCATTATTGCTTTGTTTGACCTTTATCtttcaaatccatttttaaaagcctGAAACCATTTCATTATAGATTGGCAACAGTTAatctttttcttttgtctttctgAAGTAACTTTAATTAAATTCTCGGATAgtattacagtaaaaacataaaaacattctATTCACagtattgttttttaaagtttgataTCTCCATTTGGAATGATTTTAATTTTGTAATTTTCCAgcctctttatttctttcctacCCTTTTTTATATACATCTATACACTTCCCTGTGCCATTTTGTGTAGAAATATATCCTgacacaaataataaaaaaatctaacAAAATTTTAGTAGGGTTACCCAAATCATGCCTCCCAATAGTGTTGAACCACTTAAGATTATAGTgtaaaaacacatattttcttTACTGTTCTGGTAGTCTAAAATGGATGGAAAATCTGCGATTGTCTATTCCTTAATTTCACCTGTTCATCTGGGAGACACTGCCAGTACAATTTTGCTGGAATGTCTGAAACTGTTATCCCCCCaactccccctcccaaaatgttAGAATCACTTTATATTGCTTCCCAGTCCTACACGACATCCCAAATGTGAGGCAGAATGTGCTTCATCCCCGCAATTTCAGTGCAGTTTCTGTTTGTGCAAGATTCTCTTTAGGCTGCAAACAAATTTGCTTCCAAGTTACTATAACAGCCAATGCAAGTTTCTTGGAGTACATAACACGGCTGCAAGTCTGCTATAGTTTTATGTATACTGCTTATTGATGGTTTTCACCTGTTTGTATATTACTTTATACAGGGCTCAAAGCTGGAAATCCCCCTCTGGCTGGCCAAAGGCTTATATGACAACAAACGGAGGATCCTTTCTGTGGAATTGCCAAAGATTTACAAGGAGAGTTGGCGGACGGTGTTAAATGCAGATGCCAACGTGGTTGACCTGCATAAATTGGGGCCATACTACTATGGATTTGGCTCCCAGCTGCTGAATTTTGACAGTCCTGAAAATACTGAACTAGCTCAGACTATATTGCAGGTAAAACACGGAATTTGACAGAAGTCTTCTTCCCCTTAATGCTTCTGAGCTCTCTGTGCTCTCTTTTGGTACTGAAGTGTTGCTCTTTGAGAGCTGTTAAACGTTCATAGCAACCTTCCCACCCAATTTTCCCGTGTGCTTTGTTGACTTGTCATGGCAAGTACAACACTTGCTTCAGTGCCAAATGGCAGAGACCTTCATTAGAACCAACCAAAGTGCTGCTAAATTTTGAGCAAGCTTTCAGGTTCTTCAGCACTCTTCATCTGATGGATGTTCAACAaaacaggagggaggggagggtagAAAGAGTTGGGCAGGATCATGTCACTCCAAAATCTACAGTTCACAACGGTCTTAAAATGGGAGTGCAGGAGAGGCTATGCAGACATAAATA contains:
- the GINS3 gene encoding DNA replication complex GINS protein PSF3; translated protein: MGEAYTPVEAALGTEESFLSLADILMSQERLPCRAEIKLPRLATVLGKAASAAAASSDNALPEGSKLEIPLWLAKGLYDNKRRILSVELPKIYKESWRTVLNADANVVDLHKLGPYYYGFGSQLLNFDSPENTELAQTILQTFIGRFRRIMDSSQNAFNEDTSVLVARLDELERALFQAGQKGLNDFQCWEKGQASQITASSLIQNYKKRKFSDLDS